The following proteins come from a genomic window of Proteinivorax hydrogeniformans:
- a CDS encoding type II CAAX endopeptidase family protein: MHKLLKPIHSSWMLLAAAVTFIIVSFLAGGLTNVYGSILLTQVIGILMPPVLFMFLKKYNIKQNFRLHSFNLKQFVLITFGIIAVYPVGVFLNAIFQYVLIGFEVDLPTSPIPNIVTSSHFLVAFMFIAVLPGICEEVLFRGFIMRGYEKFGAIKAIAISAVLFGMFHFTLTNLAGPIFLGAVIGYIVIATRSLFAGMYAHGLNNAIALTLIYITSNGGPVENEVVTQEMMLTALYILAATAMLCAIAAFFILRTLSDKSLDNIEKTHKDSGEAKLNVFALIPIGIFVILYLLAAG, translated from the coding sequence TGCTGTTACATTTATTATAGTCAGTTTTCTAGCCGGTGGTTTAACTAATGTCTATGGTAGCATTTTGTTAACACAAGTTATTGGTATCTTAATGCCGCCCGTGTTATTTATGTTTCTGAAAAAATATAACATTAAACAAAATTTTAGATTGCACAGCTTCAATCTTAAGCAATTTGTCTTAATTACCTTTGGAATAATAGCTGTATATCCTGTAGGAGTGTTTTTAAACGCAATTTTTCAATATGTTTTAATAGGTTTTGAAGTAGATTTACCCACTTCACCTATACCGAATATAGTAACTAGCAGTCATTTTTTAGTCGCTTTTATGTTTATCGCAGTTCTACCGGGAATTTGTGAAGAGGTTTTATTTAGGGGATTTATCATGCGAGGTTATGAAAAGTTTGGTGCAATAAAAGCTATCGCTATTTCTGCAGTTTTATTTGGGATGTTTCATTTTACTTTAACTAACTTGGCTGGACCTATTTTTTTAGGAGCAGTTATTGGTTATATAGTGATCGCTACCAGATCGCTTTTTGCTGGGATGTATGCACACGGGTTGAATAATGCCATTGCTTTAACGCTAATATATATAACATCTAATGGTGGACCTGTAGAAAATGAGGTTGTAACACAGGAGATGATGCTTACAGCTTTATATATATTAGCTGCAACGGCAATGCTCTGCGCTATAGCTGCATTCTTTATTTTGAGAACATTATCTGATAAAAGCTTAGATAATATAGAAAAGACACATAAAGATAGCGGCGAAGCAAAGCTAAACGTATTTGCGTTGATACCGATAGGAATTTTTGTTATTTTGTATCTGTTGGCCGCAGGTTAA
- a CDS encoding YegS/Rv2252/BmrU family lipid kinase yields MQKILLIYNPVAGTATFKDRLDEFIELLQKKNFAVTVYRTRKEKHCDQLEFLLRENEFSKVIVSGGDGTVSKVLQAMQTSSGSIPLAILPSGTSNDFARHIGMGEDLEANVEIITQGETINLDVGQINDNYFINVVSIGSLPSIAHKTATLYKNNLGALAYYLKGIGQVPAFKPFDVTLEFNGKQVSQKAFLILVLNSGCAGGFKRLAPKASLSDGLFDILLIKDCNLGDKLSLFLKVLKGEHDSDHRLEYFQTERVKISGDKSVDTDVDGEQGPDLPIDISFCKKVPLIVNKNKEAMPK; encoded by the coding sequence TTGCAAAAGATACTACTTATTTATAACCCTGTAGCGGGAACAGCTACTTTTAAAGATAGGCTTGATGAATTTATAGAGTTACTGCAAAAGAAAAACTTTGCTGTTACTGTTTATAGAACAAGAAAAGAGAAACATTGCGATCAGCTAGAATTTTTGTTAAGAGAAAATGAATTTTCGAAGGTGATAGTATCTGGTGGGGATGGGACTGTTAGCAAGGTCTTGCAGGCTATGCAGACTTCTTCTGGGAGTATTCCTTTAGCTATTTTGCCTTCAGGAACATCCAATGATTTTGCACGACACATAGGTATGGGAGAGGACTTAGAGGCTAATGTTGAGATTATAACTCAGGGCGAAACCATTAATTTAGATGTGGGGCAGATAAATGATAATTATTTTATCAATGTTGTTAGTATAGGCAGCTTACCTTCTATAGCTCACAAAACAGCTACTTTATACAAAAATAATTTGGGGGCGTTGGCATACTATCTTAAGGGAATAGGTCAGGTGCCCGCCTTTAAACCGTTTGATGTGACGTTAGAGTTTAATGGTAAACAAGTTTCTCAAAAAGCCTTTTTGATTTTAGTGTTAAATAGTGGTTGCGCTGGTGGTTTTAAGAGGCTAGCACCAAAAGCATCGCTGAGCGATGGGCTTTTTGATATCTTATTAATAAAAGATTGTAACTTAGGAGATAAGTTATCTCTTTTCTTAAAAGTTTTAAAAGGAGAGCATGATAGCGACCATAGATTAGAGTACTTTCAAACAGAGCGCGTTAAAATATCAGGAGATAAATCAGTGGATACTGATGTAGATGGAGAGCAAGGACCGGATTTACCTATCGACATATCTTTTTGTAAAAAAGTGCCACTAATAGTTAATAAAAATAAAGAAGCTATGCCCAAATAG